A stretch of DNA from Sandaracinaceae bacterium:
TCCACCAACGGCGTGACCGTGAACGGGGCGCGCGTCCAGGAAGCCCCACTCTCCAGCCACGATGTCCTCCGCATCGGCGACAGCGTGTACCGCTTCGCGACCGACGGCGCGACCCGCTACATCGCGTATCCGCCTGGAGGCACCGTCGTTGCGGGGGCGCGACCCTTCTCGCACGACCGATCGGGATCGCTGATCGGCGGCTACCAGATGGACCAGCTGCTCGACCGGCTGCAGCGCGTAGCGCCGACGGCGCTCTCGGTCATCATCACGGGCGAGAGCGGCACCGGGAAGGAGCTCGCCGCGCGGGAGCTCCATCGCCGCAGCGGGCGCCACGGACACTTTCAGGCCATCAACTGCGCGGCACTGAGCCCCACGCTCATCGAGAGCGAGTTATTCGGACACCGGAAGGGCGCGTTCACGGGGGCCACGCACGACAAACCCGGGCTCCTGCGCGCTGCAGACGGCGGCACGCTGTTCCTGGACGAGATCGGCGACATGCCGCTCGAGGCACAGGCGAAACTACTGCGCGTGTTGCAGGAGAAGGAGGTGCTCCCAATCGGCGCATCGCGCCCGGTGCCCCTCGACGTCCGCGTGGCCTGCGCCACCCATCGAGACCTCGAAGAGTTGGTGGCGAGCGGCTCCTTCCGTGGCGACCTCCTGGCACGCCTACGCGAGTTCGAGCTGGAGATGCCTCCCCTGCGTCATCGGCGTGAGGACGTGCTGCCACTGTTGCGCCACTTTCTCGCGGTGGCTGGGCGACCCGCCTGCGAGCCCAGCTTCTCGTACATGCTGGCGTTGGCGCACTACGAATGGCCGTACAACGTGCGTGAGATGGAGAGCGCCGTACGCCTGTCGGTGGCGCTCGCCGGCGGCGGCGAGCTGGATCTGCGCCACCTCCCGAAGCCCATCCAGAGCGCGCTCGACGAGCACGGCAAGCCCGCCAGGGCGCCCGACCCCCACGTGGCCGCCGCCGCACACGCCGCCCGCGGGGACACGCCCGACGAAGCGCAGCTGCGGCGCGCGTTGGCGGAGCAGAAGGGCAACGTAGCGGCCGTGGGCCGAATGTTCGGCAAGGAGCGCATGCAAGTGCATCGCTGGATGCGCCGCTACGGCATCAACGCCGAGGACTACCGCGGTTGAGGCCCGCGCAGTGCGCGTCGACGCTGGGCACCGGGCGAGTCCTTGGCGCCGGTGTGGCGACTACTGCACGCCCGGGGGCGGCAGCAGGGTGAGGCCCTGATGGTCCCGGTCCTTCAGCCGCTCGAGGATGATGGTCGCGGTTTCCTCGATGGCCAGGTTGGTCACGTCCACCACCATCCACTCGGGGTTCTCCCGGAAGATCGCGTGCGCGTATTCCAGCTCTGCCCTCACATGCTCGCGCAACCCGTAGTTGGCATCGCCCGGCATCCCCAGCTGCTGTAGGCGCTGCCGCCGGATGTCCATGAGGTGGTCCGTGTCCAGCGTGAGGCCGATGACCTTGTGACCGGGGACGTCGTACAGCTCGGGGGGGGGCTCCACGCCGAGGACCAGTGGTACGTTCGCCACCTTGAGGCCGCGCCCGGCGAGGTACGTGGACAGGGGTGTCTTGCTGGTGCGGCTCACCCCCGTCAGGACCAGATCCGCGCGCCGCAGGTTGCGTGGCT
This window harbors:
- a CDS encoding sigma-54-dependent Fis family transcriptional regulator; the encoded protein is MNTTRRNAWTTASQQNVRIEDADMDPTPGLVLIYSRLHARLVPVAPLRTSPFTVGREDGNELCIPEAAVSRQHARLEQRGPRWWIVDLKSTNGVTVNGARVQEAPLSSHDVLRIGDSVYRFATDGATRYIAYPPGGTVVAGARPFSHDRSGSLIGGYQMDQLLDRLQRVAPTALSVIITGESGTGKELAARELHRRSGRHGHFQAINCAALSPTLIESELFGHRKGAFTGATHDKPGLLRAADGGTLFLDEIGDMPLEAQAKLLRVLQEKEVLPIGASRPVPLDVRVACATHRDLEELVASGSFRGDLLARLREFELEMPPLRHRREDVLPLLRHFLAVAGRPACEPSFSYMLALAHYEWPYNVREMESAVRLSVALAGGGELDLRHLPKPIQSALDEHGKPARAPDPHVAAAAHAARGDTPDEAQLRRALAEQKGNVAAVGRMFGKERMQVHRWMRRYGINAEDYRG
- a CDS encoding kinase/pyrophosphorylase, producing the protein MDPKPIFVVSDSTGETAERVVRAALLQYPNVRVPVRLFTRVRDSDSVSDVIKKARENGAMIVFTLVRPELREFFHKLAHENEVEAVDVIGSLIHKVGAFLESDPVNIPTAEMPLSKEYFRRVEAIEFAVKSDDGKEPRNLRRADLVLTGVSRTSKTPLSTYLAGRGLKVANVPLVLGVEPPPELYDVPGHKVIGLTLDTDHLMDIRRQRLQQLGMPGDANYGLREHVRAELEYAHAIFRENPEWMVVDVTNLAIEETATIILERLKDRDHQGLTLLPPPGVQ